From Cellulophaga lytica DSM 7489, a single genomic window includes:
- a CDS encoding sigma-70 family RNA polymerase sigma factor, translating to MRQLKITKQVTNRETASLDKYLQEIGKVDLITADEEVELAQRIKAGDQVALEKLTKANLRFVVSVAKQYQNQGLTLPDLINEGNLGLIKAAQRFDETRGFKFISYAVWWIRQSILQALAEQSRIVRLPLNKIGSINKINKTFAFLEQAHERKPSAEEIAKELDMTIEDVKQSLKNSGRHVSMDAPLIDGEDSNLYDVLRSGESPNPDRELLIESLRTEIERALETLTPREADVIRLYFGLAEQHSMTLEEIGETFDLTRERVRQIKEKAIRRLKHTSRSKILKTYLG from the coding sequence ATGAGACAGCTTAAAATTACAAAACAGGTTACCAACAGGGAAACCGCATCGCTAGATAAATATTTACAAGAAATTGGTAAGGTAGACTTAATTACTGCCGATGAAGAAGTAGAATTAGCACAGCGAATTAAAGCGGGAGACCAAGTAGCCTTAGAAAAATTAACTAAAGCCAACCTTAGGTTCGTAGTTTCTGTTGCTAAGCAATACCAAAATCAGGGTTTAACATTACCAGATTTAATTAATGAAGGTAATTTAGGTCTTATAAAAGCTGCGCAACGTTTTGATGAAACTCGTGGATTTAAATTTATCTCTTATGCTGTTTGGTGGATTCGTCAATCTATATTACAAGCATTAGCAGAACAATCTCGTATTGTACGTTTACCTCTTAACAAAATTGGATCTATAAACAAAATTAATAAAACTTTTGCTTTTCTAGAGCAAGCACATGAGCGTAAGCCATCTGCAGAGGAAATTGCAAAGGAATTAGATATGACCATTGAAGACGTTAAGCAGTCTCTAAAAAATTCTGGCCGTCACGTATCTATGGATGCTCCATTAATTGATGGTGAAGATTCTAACCTTTATGATGTTTTACGTAGTGGCGAGTCTCCTAATCCAGACAGAGAATTATTAATTGAATCTTTACGCACTGAAATAGAACGTGCTTTAGAAACATTAACACCTAGGGAAGCAGACGTTATCCGTTTATACTTTGGTTTAGCTGAACAACACTCTATGACTTTAGAAGAAATTGGAGAAACTTTTGATTTAACTAGAGAAAGAGTAAGACAAATTAAAGAAAAAGCAATTAGAAGACTTAAACACACTTCTAGAAGCAAAATTTTAAAAACATATCTTGGATAA
- a CDS encoding putative porin has translation MRYIVFVFLLWGSVAFAQNPISTKKDLGSKGEEKPGKVLAKGEEEKPSVEEYKIFTIKKDTTFLDTTLTIQKEYKYNYLRRDGFELMPFANIGKPSNRLGVDFDSESMYPSLSTSALTDNYWSVNQIKYYNVPTPLTELMFKTTMAQGQLLDAMLTFNMSPQLNISLGYKGFRSLGKYNYDQAESGNFTVTSNYTSKNNRYQLLAHIAAQDVTYQENGGLTDGDTQFETGDDEFTTRDRLDVAFIDAESIVLGKRYFLDQQYKLIKKDEDSTSSIIATSIAVGHQFSYETKFSKFNQDNQYDYFGDTFLDETNDKAHLQTTYNQLNTTFSNKLLGELKGFVGIYNYNYFFKSLLITPTGTIDNQLRGTEISLGAAYSKKIGEFNLKGEAAYNVSGDLGGSFLNAEATYIYKDKHKFKASLHNESKMPNFNFLLYQSNYQNYNWQNTASFDKQNINSLNFQYSSKPYGTLSAKYTNIDNYTYFKSTATEEQINNGQENAYIKPFQESASVGYLKVKYSKEFKFGRWALDNTIMYQNVSQSNSVLNLPEFVTRNTLYFSKDVFKKAMFIQTGVTFKYFTAYNMNAYNPALGEFYVQNQQKLGAYPMLDFFINGKVKQTRIYLKAEHFNSSFTGYDFYSAPNYPYRDFVIRFGLVWNFFS, from the coding sequence ATGAGATATATTGTATTTGTATTTTTACTTTGGGGATCAGTTGCCTTTGCGCAAAATCCAATATCAACTAAAAAAGATTTAGGTTCTAAAGGAGAAGAAAAACCAGGTAAGGTTTTAGCTAAAGGTGAAGAAGAAAAACCAAGTGTAGAAGAGTATAAAATATTTACTATAAAAAAAGATACAACCTTTTTAGATACAACACTAACCATACAAAAAGAATATAAGTATAATTATCTGAGAAGAGATGGGTTTGAGCTTATGCCATTTGCAAACATTGGAAAACCATCAAATAGGTTAGGAGTAGATTTTGATAGTGAATCAATGTATCCTTCTTTAAGTACATCTGCATTAACAGATAATTATTGGAGTGTAAACCAAATTAAGTATTATAATGTGCCAACGCCTTTAACAGAGTTAATGTTTAAAACAACAATGGCACAAGGGCAATTGTTAGATGCTATGCTAACATTTAATATGTCTCCTCAGCTAAATATATCTTTAGGATACAAAGGGTTTAGGTCTTTAGGGAAGTATAATTATGATCAGGCAGAGTCTGGTAACTTTACCGTAACATCTAATTATACATCTAAAAATAACAGATATCAATTGTTAGCACATATTGCTGCGCAAGATGTAACTTATCAAGAAAATGGAGGTTTAACAGACGGTGATACTCAGTTTGAAACCGGAGATGATGAATTTACCACAAGAGATAGGTTAGACGTTGCTTTTATTGATGCAGAAAGTATTGTTTTAGGAAAAAGATATTTTTTAGATCAGCAATATAAGTTAATTAAAAAAGATGAAGATTCTACAAGCAGTATTATAGCTACATCAATAGCGGTTGGACATCAGTTTAGTTATGAAACAAAATTCTCTAAATTCAATCAAGATAACCAATATGATTATTTTGGAGATACCTTTTTAGATGAGACAAATGATAAAGCTCATTTGCAAACAACCTACAATCAATTAAACACTACGTTTTCTAACAAATTATTAGGTGAGCTAAAAGGCTTTGTAGGTATTTATAATTATAACTACTTTTTTAAAAGTTTATTAATTACTCCAACAGGTACAATAGATAATCAGTTAAGAGGAACGGAAATATCTTTAGGTGCTGCTTACAGCAAAAAAATAGGAGAATTTAATTTAAAAGGAGAAGCTGCTTATAATGTATCAGGAGATTTAGGAGGTAGTTTTTTAAATGCAGAAGCTACCTATATATATAAGGACAAACATAAATTTAAGGCAAGTTTACATAATGAGTCTAAAATGCCTAATTTTAATTTCTTGCTTTACCAAAGTAATTATCAAAATTACAACTGGCAAAATACGGCAAGTTTTGACAAACAAAATATAAACAGTTTAAATTTTCAGTATAGCTCCAAGCCATACGGAACATTATCTGCTAAGTATACAAACATAGATAACTATACTTATTTTAAATCTACGGCTACAGAAGAGCAGATTAATAATGGTCAAGAAAACGCATATATAAAACCGTTTCAAGAAAGTGCTTCTGTTGGATATTTAAAAGTAAAGTACAGCAAAGAATTTAAATTTGGTCGCTGGGCATTAGATAATACAATAATGTATCAAAATGTATCACAATCTAACTCCGTATTAAATTTACCAGAATTTGTAACTAGAAATACGCTTTATTTCTCTAAAGATGTGTTTAAAAAAGCAATGTTTATTCAAACAGGGGTTACATTTAAATATTTTACAGCTTATAATATGAATGCCTATAACCCAGCTTTGGGTGAGTTTTACGTACAAAACCAACAAAAACTCGGGGCATATCCTATGTTAGACTTTTTTATAAACGGAAAAGTAAAACAAACAAGGATATATTTAAAGGCAGAACATTTTAACTCATCCTTTACAGGCTATGACTTTTATTCCGCACCTAACTACCCTTATCGTGACTTTGTAATACGTTTTGGTTTGGTATGGAACTTCTTTTCTTAA
- a CDS encoding thrombospondin type 3 repeat-containing protein, with protein sequence MTKKLLVLFLLSCSFSFAQFNEAAPWMKDLRKNKANSAAKNSNYNSTIEDLRSSFDDYWKTRNKNEKGSGYKPFMRWQNYWSYYQNSNGYIPTSKEIYDAWKSKNNTSGKVNPTSNWTSVGPSTSNVFAGRLPGNGRINAITVDPNNENIWYAGAPAGGIWKSTNAGASWTNLFSNFLQIGVSGIAVDPNNSNIIYISTGDDDAADSYSIGVFKSTDGGNTWNETGLNTSTITSGISFLTNEITIDPTNSNIVWVASNNGLYKTIDGGVTWVNTLQENITDFKLKPNDSNTVYAVDFNSFYKSTDGGTTFNTITSNLPTSSGRMVLGVTPANENFVYVLSANTDYTFQGIYKSTNSGTTFTKTSNTTDILESNQAWFDLALEVSTTDENTLFTGCLNVWRSTNGGNSFGKLNNWGINNSAYTHADIHTLKMFNSKLFCGSDGGLYVSENNGTTFTDVTNGMSIGQFYRISVAEDDSAKMIGGLQDNGGNVFNNNQWNNYHGGDGMDNVIDPNNNNLIYGFTQNGGSLNISSNSGENIAQLGPPKNADDEDIDGNWITPLAINKRGEVFAGFDAIYKLEGINWVKISTSVGFGKIEDLETDPINADVIYAVNNNVIYKSEDNGVNFTSYISLPGNISDVTVNNLDSSILYATTSNRVGIALSGQPFNRGVYKITTDGTDVTLEDITLNLPTDQAYFSIAHQGLHQDNPIFVGTSLGVYRLDDTLTEWEEYDTNLPNVAIGDIDINTTDNIITAATYGRGVWQSPLPIKDPDNDVSLISISPAINSVLCGEITPVATIKNNGTNTITEVTFAYGLNNTNLSFIWTGSLDFEETATISLPNIGTTDFGKVTLQITATITNDTFNTNNSKNSTLYINRDGNANIVNTFDSDEESLLTYNESGDTPLWEKGVPNGLVLNTASSGANVYATNLDGDHPNNTKAYLISNCYNIASIANPILKFKMAYELEENWDVVYVEYSTNQGIDWNVLGNINSQPNWYNSDRTNAISGVADDCQNCPGKQWTGTNATLTEYSYNFNTNAALGEPNLSLEESIIFRIVFHSDPGVSEEGVVIDDFVLEGELDDDDDDNDGILDVDDNCPTIANADQLDTDGDGIGDVCDTDDDNDDILDVDDNCVLIANPDQADLDNDNIGDVCDNDNDNDGVIDSLDLCPATPENTIVDINGCEIFSLPSSNFRIKTTAESCISSNNGAIDITAEIALNYTATISGNVNESKTFTNEVSFNDLALGNYTICITVEGQPEYQNCFTVSISEPEPLAVSTAVNSVSNSVTFNLTGGKVYNININNKTYTTTKNEITLPLDKIENKISIKTDKDCQGIYEERIISSTDIFIYPNPIKGGDLTIELNKPNVTQVELALYTINGTRVYKKDHKTNNGALQFNVDSLARGIYVLNIKTQHTILTYKIIRK encoded by the coding sequence ATGACAAAAAAACTACTTGTGCTATTTTTATTGAGCTGCTCCTTTTCATTTGCTCAATTTAATGAAGCCGCCCCTTGGATGAAAGATCTAAGAAAAAATAAGGCTAACTCAGCTGCAAAAAATAGTAATTACAATAGCACTATAGAAGATTTAAGGTCTTCATTTGACGATTATTGGAAAACCAGAAATAAAAATGAAAAAGGTAGTGGATACAAACCTTTTATGAGGTGGCAAAATTATTGGAGTTACTACCAAAACAGTAACGGATACATACCAACCTCAAAAGAAATTTATGATGCCTGGAAATCTAAAAACAATACCTCGGGCAAAGTAAACCCAACTAGTAATTGGACGTCTGTAGGACCATCTACAAGTAATGTGTTTGCTGGCAGATTACCCGGCAACGGGAGAATTAATGCTATTACAGTAGATCCTAATAACGAAAATATCTGGTATGCAGGCGCACCAGCTGGTGGTATTTGGAAATCTACAAATGCTGGAGCAAGTTGGACAAACCTTTTTTCTAATTTTCTACAAATTGGTGTATCTGGTATTGCAGTAGACCCAAATAACTCTAACATTATTTATATTTCTACCGGAGATGATGATGCTGCAGACTCATACAGTATTGGAGTTTTTAAGTCTACAGACGGCGGAAATACTTGGAATGAAACAGGTTTAAACACTAGTACAATAACATCTGGAATATCATTTTTAACTAATGAAATTACCATAGACCCTACAAATAGCAATATTGTTTGGGTAGCATCTAATAACGGATTATATAAAACTATAGATGGTGGTGTAACGTGGGTAAATACATTACAAGAAAACATTACCGATTTTAAACTTAAACCAAACGATAGTAACACCGTTTATGCGGTAGATTTTAACAGCTTTTACAAATCTACAGATGGTGGTACAACATTTAACACTATTACCAGTAATTTACCAACAAGCTCTGGCAGGATGGTTTTAGGTGTTACACCCGCTAATGAAAATTTTGTATATGTGTTAAGTGCAAATACAGACTATACATTTCAAGGCATTTACAAATCTACAAATAGCGGAACAACTTTTACAAAAACATCTAACACTACAGACATTTTGGAGTCTAACCAAGCTTGGTTTGATTTAGCCTTAGAAGTATCTACAACAGATGAAAACACCTTATTTACAGGTTGCCTAAATGTATGGAGAAGCACAAATGGAGGCAATAGCTTTGGAAAACTAAATAATTGGGGCATTAATAATAGTGCTTATACCCACGCAGATATACATACCTTAAAAATGTTTAACTCTAAGCTTTTTTGTGGTAGTGATGGAGGCTTGTATGTTTCTGAGAATAATGGAACAACATTTACAGATGTAACTAACGGAATGTCTATTGGGCAATTTTACAGAATATCTGTTGCAGAAGATGATTCTGCTAAAATGATTGGTGGTTTACAAGATAATGGTGGAAACGTTTTTAACAACAACCAATGGAATAATTACCACGGTGGAGACGGTATGGATAATGTAATAGACCCTAACAATAATAATCTAATATATGGTTTTACTCAAAATGGAGGATCTCTAAACATTTCATCTAATTCTGGCGAAAACATTGCTCAATTAGGTCCGCCTAAAAACGCTGATGATGAAGACATAGATGGTAATTGGATTACCCCACTTGCTATTAATAAAAGAGGGGAAGTTTTTGCTGGTTTTGATGCCATTTATAAATTAGAAGGCATCAATTGGGTAAAAATTAGCACATCTGTAGGGTTTGGAAAAATTGAAGATTTAGAAACAGATCCTATTAATGCCGATGTAATTTATGCCGTTAACAATAATGTTATTTATAAAAGTGAAGATAACGGAGTAAACTTTACTTCTTATATCTCTTTACCCGGTAACATATCAGATGTAACAGTTAACAATTTAGATAGCTCTATACTTTACGCTACTACATCTAACAGAGTAGGCATAGCATTATCTGGACAACCATTTAACCGTGGAGTTTATAAAATTACAACAGATGGCACAGATGTTACTTTAGAAGATATTACTTTAAATTTACCTACAGACCAAGCTTATTTTAGCATTGCTCACCAAGGCTTACACCAAGACAACCCTATTTTTGTAGGTACAAGTTTAGGTGTTTACAGGTTAGATGATACACTTACTGAATGGGAGGAGTACGACACAAACTTGCCAAACGTAGCTATAGGCGATATTGATATTAATACAACAGATAATATTATTACAGCTGCTACATACGGAAGAGGTGTTTGGCAATCCCCATTGCCAATTAAAGATCCTGATAATGATGTTAGCTTAATATCCATATCACCAGCCATAAACTCAGTTCTTTGTGGTGAAATTACACCTGTAGCAACTATTAAAAATAACGGAACCAATACTATAACAGAAGTTACGTTTGCCTACGGATTAAACAATACAAATTTAAGCTTTATATGGACCGGGTCTTTAGATTTTGAAGAAACTGCCACAATAAGTTTACCTAACATAGGTACTACAGATTTTGGCAAGGTTACTTTACAAATAACTGCTACAATAACAAATGACACTTTTAACACAAACAACTCTAAAAACAGCACATTATATATAAACAGAGACGGAAATGCTAATATTGTAAATACGTTTGATAGTGATGAAGAATCCTTATTAACCTATAATGAGTCTGGCGACACACCTCTTTGGGAAAAGGGAGTTCCTAATGGTTTGGTTTTAAATACTGCCAGCTCTGGAGCTAATGTTTATGCTACTAACTTAGATGGTGATCACCCAAATAACACTAAAGCGTACTTAATTAGTAATTGCTACAATATAGCCAGTATAGCAAATCCTATTTTAAAGTTTAAAATGGCTTATGAGTTAGAGGAAAATTGGGATGTTGTTTATGTAGAATACTCTACAAACCAAGGTATAGATTGGAATGTTTTGGGCAACATTAATAGCCAACCCAACTGGTACAACAGCGACAGAACAAATGCAATATCTGGTGTTGCTGACGATTGCCAAAATTGCCCTGGAAAACAATGGACAGGTACCAATGCAACCCTAACAGAATATAGCTACAACTTTAATACAAATGCAGCGTTAGGGGAGCCAAATTTAAGCTTAGAAGAAAGTATTATTTTCAGAATAGTTTTTCATTCAGACCCAGGTGTATCAGAAGAAGGTGTTGTTATAGATGATTTTGTTTTAGAAGGTGAACTAGATGATGACGATGATGACAATGATGGCATTTTAGATGTAGACGACAACTGCCCTACTATTGCCAACGCAGACCAACTAGATACCGATGGTGATGGCATAGGAGATGTATGTGATACTGATGATGATAACGATGATATTTTAGATGTAGATGATAATTGCGTTTTAATTGCCAACCCAGACCAAGCAGATTTAGATAACGACAACATTGGCGATGTTTGTGATAACGACAATGATAATGATGGTGTTATTGATAGTTTAGACTTGTGCCCTGCAACTCCAGAAAATACTATTGTTGACATAAATGGATGCGAAATCTTCTCACTACCTTCTTCTAACTTTAGAATAAAAACAACAGCAGAAAGTTGTATTTCTAGCAACAATGGAGCTATAGATATTACAGCAGAAATAGCACTAAATTATACAGCTACAATAAGTGGCAATGTAAATGAATCTAAAACATTTACCAATGAAGTATCTTTTAATGATTTGGCCTTAGGTAACTACACTATTTGTATTACTGTTGAAGGACAACCAGAATATCAAAATTGTTTTACAGTATCTATTTCAGAACCAGAACCACTAGCTGTATCAACTGCGGTAAACTCTGTTTCTAATAGTGTAACATTTAATTTAACTGGAGGTAAAGTCTATAACATCAACATAAATAATAAAACATATACTACCACCAAAAATGAAATTACCCTACCATTAGATAAAATAGAAAATAAAATAAGTATAAAAACTGATAAAGACTGCCAAGGAATTTATGAAGAACGAATTATTTCTAGCACCGATATTTTTATTTATCCTAATCCTATTAAAGGAGGAGATTTAACTATAGAGTTAAACAAACCAAATGTAACACAAGTAGAACTTGCTTTATACACCATAAACGGCACCAGAGTTTACAAAAAAGACCATAAAACCAATAATGGCGCTTTACAATTTAATGTAGACTCTTTAGCAAGAGGCATTTATGTACTAAACATAAAAACACAGCATACCATACTTACCTATAAAATAATAAGAAAATAA
- a CDS encoding RagB/SusD family nutrient uptake outer membrane protein, with amino-acid sequence MKKILVIATMLAISASCSDDYLESDLENIVTDETISELAEESPEALLSTASSFDTGTINNMRTFNVAGSGGNHNDYGQKSIDLMMDIMSNDMIDSNNGWWYDDLYKYIGRTQESGTETNTIWDYYYEIIKGANQTITLIGGLDESVLTQDLTYVLSRSKVVRGLAYLQLIQIYQKGNPAMSDAGVPIIDPTADLVNGPGFGRLTVQDVYDQIESDLKEGYDGLEGFSRPDKTVINQNIAAGYLARFYLLSKDYTKAIQFAEIAKSAGSLAADQLLDGFQYISNPEWLWGADINGDTSSIYASFFAQMQSYSPVQKSAIGVTPGYTGQLGHHRTVDVRLYNAVASTDVRSNWFGPDNGFIDQPKEGQIYNYKFYDDTFFEADYVYMRVAEMYLIIAEAKASSGDDAGAAQELFDLVSTRDNAYTRSTNSGSSLMEEIRLHRRIELWGEGFGLLDMKRWNVGLVRDFEGTTHPNSPSSFFNIPAGDARFTFQIPETEINLNDAITPADQNQ; translated from the coding sequence ATGAAAAAAATATTAGTAATAGCTACAATGTTGGCAATATCAGCTAGCTGTAGTGATGATTATTTAGAGTCAGATTTAGAAAACATAGTTACAGACGAAACTATTTCAGAATTAGCTGAAGAATCACCAGAAGCTTTGTTGTCTACTGCAAGTTCTTTTGATACAGGTACAATTAATAACATGCGTACATTTAACGTAGCTGGTTCTGGTGGAAACCATAATGATTACGGACAAAAATCTATAGATTTAATGATGGATATTATGTCTAATGATATGATAGATTCTAACAATGGTTGGTGGTATGATGATTTGTACAAATACATTGGTAGAACTCAAGAATCTGGTACAGAAACCAACACAATATGGGATTATTACTATGAGATAATTAAAGGTGCCAACCAAACAATTACACTTATAGGTGGTTTAGATGAATCTGTTTTAACGCAAGATTTAACTTATGTTTTATCTAGATCTAAAGTGGTAAGAGGATTGGCGTATTTGCAATTAATACAAATTTATCAAAAAGGAAACCCTGCAATGTCTGATGCTGGTGTGCCAATTATAGACCCTACAGCAGATTTAGTTAATGGGCCTGGTTTTGGTAGATTAACTGTACAAGATGTTTATGATCAAATAGAGTCTGATTTAAAAGAAGGTTATGATGGTCTTGAAGGATTTTCTAGACCAGATAAAACTGTAATTAATCAAAACATTGCAGCAGGTTATTTAGCTCGTTTTTACTTATTGTCTAAAGATTATACAAAAGCAATACAATTTGCAGAAATAGCAAAATCGGCAGGTTCTTTAGCAGCAGATCAATTGTTAGATGGTTTCCAGTATATATCTAATCCAGAGTGGTTGTGGGGAGCAGATATTAATGGAGATACGTCATCTATTTATGCTTCGTTTTTTGCACAAATGCAATCGTATTCACCTGTGCAAAAAAGTGCTATTGGTGTAACACCAGGTTATACAGGACAATTAGGGCACCACAGAACTGTAGATGTTAGGTTGTATAATGCAGTAGCTTCTACAGATGTGCGTAGCAATTGGTTTGGACCAGATAACGGTTTTATAGATCAGCCTAAAGAGGGACAAATTTATAATTACAAGTTTTACGATGATACGTTTTTTGAAGCAGATTACGTATATATGAGAGTTGCAGAAATGTACTTAATTATTGCAGAAGCTAAGGCATCTAGTGGTGATGATGCAGGAGCGGCACAAGAATTATTTGATTTAGTTTCTACTAGAGATAATGCATACACACGTTCTACAAATTCAGGTAGTAGTTTAATGGAAGAAATTAGACTGCATAGACGTATAGAACTTTGGGGAGAAGGTTTTGGTTTATTGGATATGAAGAGATGGAATGTTGGTCTTGTTCGTGATTTTGAAGGTACAACACATCCTAATAGTCCTTCATCTTTCTTTAATATTCCTGCAGGTGATGCTCGTTTTACTTTTCAGATTCCAGAAACTGAAATTAATTTAAACGATGCTATTACGCCAGCAGATCAAAATCAATAA